One genomic region from Ornithinimicrobium flavum encodes:
- a CDS encoding MaoC/PaaZ C-terminal domain-containing protein, translating to MDDLEVRLLDAPPSIAPLLARAVVTSRGRAGARGHLPQRRLMLRGVEQDVGRLAAYAEVTGGVLSDRLPATWLHVLTFPLQVELMAARDFPFPMVGMVHVANVMTQHRPVGVGEELTLSTWADHLAPHRKGSTVELHGEARVGEEVVWTGQSTYLVRGPSGEAGAGVVDEAGPGEERQAGRPGALVEVDAPPLPVTELATWRLPKDLGRRYARVSGDANPIHLTGVTAKALGFPRAIAHGMWTHARALAAVQPRLPAAFTLDAQFVKPVLLPSTVVLRGHLDQGGGALAVTSRDGAKVHMTMRVDAR from the coding sequence ATGGACGACCTCGAGGTCCGGCTGCTGGACGCCCCGCCGAGCATCGCCCCGCTCCTGGCGAGGGCGGTCGTCACCAGCCGTGGGCGAGCCGGTGCCCGGGGACATCTCCCGCAGCGACGGCTCATGCTGCGCGGGGTCGAGCAGGACGTGGGCCGCCTGGCTGCCTACGCCGAGGTCACGGGCGGGGTGCTGTCCGACCGGCTGCCCGCCACCTGGCTTCACGTCCTGACCTTCCCCCTGCAGGTCGAGCTCATGGCGGCCAGGGACTTCCCCTTCCCCATGGTCGGGATGGTGCACGTGGCCAACGTCATGACCCAGCACCGTCCGGTCGGCGTGGGGGAGGAGCTGACCCTGTCCACCTGGGCGGACCACCTGGCCCCCCACCGCAAGGGCTCCACGGTGGAGCTGCACGGCGAGGCGCGGGTGGGTGAGGAGGTCGTCTGGACCGGACAGTCCACCTACCTCGTGCGGGGCCCGTCGGGCGAGGCCGGTGCCGGCGTCGTGGACGAGGCCGGCCCCGGGGAGGAGCGGCAGGCCGGGCGTCCCGGCGCTCTCGTCGAGGTGGACGCACCCCCGCTCCCGGTCACCGAGCTCGCCACCTGGCGGCTCCCCAAGGACCTCGGCCGGCGCTACGCCAGGGTGTCGGGGGACGCCAACCCCATCCACCTCACCGGCGTCACCGCCAAGGCCCTCGGCTTCCCCCGCGCCATCGCGCACGGGATGTGGACCCACGCCCGGGCGCTCGCCGCGGTCCAGCCCCGTCTCCCCGCGGCGTTCACGCTGGACGCGCAGTTCGTCAAGCCCGTGCTGCTGCCCTCCACCGTCGTGCTGCGGGGTCACCTGGACCAGGGTGGAGGTGCTCTCGCGGTCACGTCCCGGGACGGTGCGAAGGTCCACATGACGATGCGGGTGGACGCCCGATGA
- a CDS encoding 3-oxoacyl-ACP reductase, translated as MADLVQLLTTNPLAKQLGVPQATRLRRGRELPAGPVVLGLAGGTSSLVRSSLELLGVQPEDALVDTPETRTTQTDDKGRTREVPTPYPGKIGALLVDATQVTSVADLETVRGLLRPAMKGLEPSGRVVVVGVEPETAGAPTAVATQQALEGIVRSVGKELRAGATANLVRVDLLTEEPTTATDLASTLSFLLEGRSAYVSGQVLHVGHADPARVVEIGNARPFEGQVVVVTGAGRGIGAAIAETFARDGALVVAVDVPAAGEGLARVANRIGGTALQLDITTPDAGRRIAAHVAQRFGDAGRIHTIVHNAGITRDKLLANTDEERWGSVLEVNLAAQIRINEVLLDPALPGGLDEAGRIVGVASTSGIAGNRGQTNYAASKAGVIGLVRAMGADPRLAERGITVNAVAPGFIETEMTARIPLATREVGRRINSLQQGGRPVDVAETIAYLAEPASAAVTGQVLRVCGQSQLGA; from the coding sequence ATGGCCGACCTCGTGCAGCTGCTGACCACCAACCCCCTCGCCAAGCAGCTCGGCGTCCCGCAGGCCACGCGCCTGCGCCGGGGACGCGAGCTGCCCGCGGGCCCCGTCGTCCTCGGGCTCGCCGGCGGCACCTCCTCCCTCGTCCGGAGCTCCCTGGAGCTCCTCGGGGTGCAGCCGGAGGACGCCCTCGTCGACACGCCGGAGACCCGCACGACGCAGACCGACGACAAGGGACGCACCAGGGAGGTGCCCACGCCGTACCCCGGGAAGATCGGTGCGCTCCTGGTGGACGCCACCCAGGTCACGTCCGTGGCCGACCTGGAGACCGTGCGCGGCCTGCTGCGCCCCGCCATGAAGGGGCTCGAGCCGTCCGGGCGGGTCGTCGTCGTCGGGGTGGAGCCGGAGACCGCCGGCGCTCCCACGGCCGTCGCGACCCAGCAGGCCCTGGAGGGGATCGTCCGCAGCGTCGGCAAGGAGCTGCGCGCCGGCGCCACCGCCAACCTCGTGCGGGTCGACCTGCTGACCGAGGAGCCGACCACGGCGACGGACCTCGCCTCGACGTTGTCTTTCCTGCTGGAGGGCCGCTCGGCCTACGTGTCCGGCCAGGTGCTGCACGTGGGGCACGCCGACCCCGCCCGGGTCGTCGAGATCGGCAACGCCCGACCCTTCGAGGGTCAGGTCGTCGTGGTCACCGGGGCCGGCCGTGGCATCGGCGCGGCGATCGCCGAGACCTTCGCCCGGGACGGTGCCCTCGTGGTCGCCGTCGACGTCCCCGCCGCGGGTGAGGGCCTGGCCAGGGTCGCCAACCGGATCGGTGGCACCGCCCTGCAGCTCGACATCACCACGCCGGACGCCGGCCGCCGGATCGCGGCTCATGTCGCCCAGCGGTTCGGCGACGCCGGCCGCATTCACACGATCGTGCACAACGCCGGGATCACCCGCGACAAGCTCCTCGCCAACACCGACGAGGAGCGGTGGGGCAGCGTGCTCGAGGTCAACCTCGCCGCGCAGATCCGGATCAACGAGGTCCTCCTCGACCCGGCGCTCCCCGGTGGGCTGGACGAGGCAGGACGCATCGTCGGCGTCGCCTCCACCTCCGGGATCGCCGGCAACCGCGGCCAGACCAACTACGCGGCCTCCAAGGCCGGCGTCATCGGCTTGGTGCGTGCGATGGGTGCCGACCCCCGCCTGGCGGAGCGGGGCATCACCGTCAACGCCGTGGCGCCGGGCTTCATCGAGACGGAGATGACGGCCAGGATCCCGCTGGCGACCCGCGAGGTCGGGCGCCGGATCAACTCCCTGCAGCAGGGCGGCCGTCCCGTCGACGTGGCCGAGACCATCGCCTACCTCGCCGAGCCCGCCTCGGCGGCCGTCACCGGGCAGGTGCTGCGCGTGTGCGGCCAGTCCCAGCTGGGGGCGTGA
- a CDS encoding acetyl-CoA C-acetyltransferase, giving the protein MSDQTLRDAVIVGGNRIPFGKAGGAYASASNQSMLTAALDGLVARFGLAGEQVGEVAAGAVLKHSRDFNLTREAVLGSALAPTTPAYDLQQACGTGLETVIQVSHKIRLGQIDSGIAGGVDSASDAPIAVGEGLRKALLRASSAKTPMQRVKALAGIRPGDLAPETPRNSEPRTGLSMGEHQARTAREWGITREAQDELAAASHHNLARAWDSGFFDDLATGFLKLSRDQGLRADTSVEKLATLKPVFGTGEGATMTAGNSTPLSDGAALVLLSSREWAQERSLPVLARLVDAEVAAVDYVSGEEGLLMAPAYAVPRLLARQGLTLQDFDYYEIHEAFASTVLATLAAWESEEFCRDRLGLDAPLGAVDRDRLNVHGSSLAAGHPFAATGGRIVAGLAKMLSQKGPGSRGLVSICAAGGQGVVAILEGC; this is encoded by the coding sequence ATGTCCGACCAGACCCTGCGCGACGCCGTCATCGTGGGCGGCAACCGCATCCCCTTCGGCAAGGCGGGCGGGGCGTACGCCTCGGCCTCCAACCAGTCGATGCTGACGGCGGCCCTGGACGGGCTCGTCGCGCGCTTCGGGCTGGCCGGTGAGCAGGTCGGGGAGGTCGCCGCCGGTGCCGTCCTCAAGCACTCCCGCGACTTCAACCTCACCCGCGAGGCGGTCCTGGGCTCGGCGCTGGCCCCGACCACCCCCGCCTACGACCTGCAGCAGGCCTGCGGGACCGGGCTGGAGACCGTCATCCAGGTGTCGCACAAGATCCGCCTGGGCCAGATCGACTCCGGCATCGCGGGGGGTGTGGACTCCGCCAGCGACGCCCCGATCGCCGTGGGCGAGGGGCTGCGCAAGGCGTTGTTGCGGGCGAGCTCGGCGAAGACCCCGATGCAGCGGGTCAAGGCGCTCGCCGGCATCCGCCCCGGTGACCTCGCGCCGGAGACGCCGCGCAACTCCGAGCCGCGGACGGGCCTGTCGATGGGCGAGCACCAGGCCCGGACCGCCCGGGAGTGGGGCATCACCCGTGAGGCGCAGGACGAGCTGGCCGCCGCCAGCCACCACAACCTGGCCCGCGCGTGGGACTCCGGCTTCTTCGACGACCTCGCCACCGGGTTCCTCAAGCTCTCCCGCGACCAGGGGCTGCGCGCCGACACCTCCGTCGAGAAGCTCGCCACCCTGAAGCCGGTCTTCGGCACCGGGGAGGGCGCCACGATGACGGCCGGCAACTCCACCCCGCTGTCGGACGGCGCCGCCCTCGTGCTCCTGTCCTCCCGCGAGTGGGCGCAGGAACGTTCGCTGCCGGTCCTGGCCCGCCTCGTGGACGCCGAGGTCGCCGCCGTCGACTACGTCTCCGGGGAGGAGGGGCTGCTCATGGCGCCCGCGTATGCCGTGCCCCGGCTCCTGGCCCGGCAGGGCCTGACCCTGCAGGACTTCGACTACTACGAGATCCACGAGGCCTTCGCCTCCACCGTGCTGGCCACGCTGGCCGCCTGGGAGTCGGAGGAGTTCTGCCGCGACCGGCTCGGACTGGACGCCCCGCTGGGCGCCGTCGACCGCGACCGGCTCAACGTGCACGGCTCCTCGCTGGCCGCCGGCCACCCGTTCGCCGCGACCGGCGGCCGGATCGTGGCGGGTCTGGCCAAGATGCTGTCCCAGAAGGGCCCCGGCTCCCGTGGCCTGGTGTCCATCTGCGCCGCCGGCGGCCAGGGTGTCGTCGCGATCCTGGAAGGGTGCTGA
- a CDS encoding TetR/AcrR family transcriptional regulator: MPGRSRLPNGARDGRDARWEAHRTKRRRQLVEAALKAIQRHGAGVGMDEVAATAGTSKTVLYRHLGDRAGLYRAVVEAVDETILADLAAARASGDDVVSGSRPWCAPTCSWSSATRRSTASS; encoded by the coding sequence GTGCCAGGCCGCAGCCGGCTGCCGAACGGCGCTCGCGACGGGCGTGACGCCCGCTGGGAGGCGCACCGCACCAAGCGCCGTCGCCAGCTGGTCGAGGCCGCGCTCAAGGCGATTCAGCGCCACGGCGCCGGTGTCGGCATGGACGAGGTCGCCGCCACGGCCGGCACCAGCAAGACGGTCCTCTACCGTCACCTGGGCGACCGGGCGGGCCTCTACCGGGCGGTCGTCGAGGCCGTGGACGAGACGATCCTCGCCGACCTCGCCGCCGCGCGGGCCAGCGGCGACGACGTCGTGAGCGGATCGCGGCCATGGTGCGCTCCTACCTGTTCATGGTCGAGCGCGACCCGGAGATCTACCGCTTCGTCATGA
- a CDS encoding acyl-CoA dehydrogenase family protein — MDRRAAGRARRAGVRLQRLPEAFGGLGDTGRSIVDFEQSALCDLSVTVKSGVHFGLFARAVLYLGTESHHERFLPGVIDLTLPGCYAMTELGHGSDVASLETTLTYDAATDEIVVHSPTPSSTKAYIAARPRPPGWPPSSASSSSTGSVTGCTASSCPCATRPAGCCPV; from the coding sequence GTGGACCGACGCGCGGCTGGCCGAGCTCGCCGCGCTGGGGTACGCCTCCAGCGGCTTCCGGAGGCGTTCGGAGGCCTCGGTGACACGGGGCGCTCCATCGTCGACTTTGAGCAGTCGGCCCTGTGCGACCTGTCGGTGACCGTCAAGAGCGGCGTCCACTTCGGGCTCTTCGCGCGGGCGGTCCTCTACCTCGGGACGGAGTCCCACCACGAGCGGTTCCTGCCCGGCGTCATCGACCTCACGCTCCCCGGCTGCTACGCCATGACCGAGCTGGGCCACGGCTCCGACGTCGCATCCCTGGAGACGACCCTGACCTACGACGCCGCCACCGACGAGATCGTGGTCCACTCCCCCACCCCCAGCTCCACCAAGGCCTACATCGCGGCGCGGCCCAGACCGCCCGGATGGCCTCCGTCTTCGGCCAGCTCGTCGTCGACGGGGTCGGTCACGGGGTGCACTGCGTCCTCGTGCCCGTGCGCGACGAGGCCGGCCGGGTGCTGCCCGGTGTGA
- a CDS encoding acyl-CoA dehydrogenase, with translation MASVFGQLVVDGVGHGVHCVLVPVRDEAGRVLPGVTIEDHGPKGGLAGVDNGMIRFDQVRVGRDMLLNRYADIDDEGRYVSAIESDSRRFFTMLGALVRGRICVGGGASMATRKAVSIATRYALRRRQFAAPGQDAGEVVLLDYLAHQRKLLPAMATLYAFGAAQDEITVRVAELSATADAPVEDVRELETRAAGLKAVQTRFANDTIQVCREACGGAGYMAENGLTLLRQDADVFATFEGDNTVLLQLVAKGLLTSYKELFGDLDWRGMVQFAARSFGGTVLERTNARPLVDRLVAAAARRPESETLLDRGWQLAMFQERERHVLETLAGRLRKAGRGGATEAFDTFNAAQDHVLAAARTHIDRMVLEAFVGMVDGCRDEEARVVLDRLCDLYALTVIEADSGWFQQHNRINSARLKHVHRAINDLCRQLRPDALALVEGLGVPEAWLGSSMLAEQEIDRWTPGARTA, from the coding sequence ATGGCCTCCGTCTTCGGCCAGCTCGTCGTCGACGGGGTCGGTCACGGGGTGCACTGCGTCCTCGTGCCCGTGCGCGACGAGGCCGGCCGGGTGCTGCCCGGTGTGACGATCGAGGACCACGGGCCCAAGGGTGGTCTGGCCGGCGTCGACAACGGCATGATCCGCTTCGACCAGGTGCGGGTCGGTCGCGACATGCTGCTCAACCGCTACGCGGACATCGACGACGAGGGCCGCTACGTCTCGGCGATCGAGAGCGACAGCCGGCGCTTCTTCACCATGCTCGGCGCGCTGGTGCGCGGCCGCATCTGCGTGGGCGGGGGCGCGTCGATGGCCACCCGCAAGGCGGTGAGCATCGCCACCCGGTATGCCCTCCGCCGCCGCCAGTTCGCGGCGCCCGGCCAGGACGCCGGCGAGGTGGTGCTCCTGGACTACCTCGCCCACCAGCGCAAGCTGCTCCCGGCCATGGCCACCCTCTACGCCTTCGGCGCGGCGCAGGACGAGATCACCGTGCGCGTCGCCGAGCTGTCGGCGACCGCGGACGCGCCGGTCGAGGACGTGCGGGAGCTGGAGACCCGCGCCGCCGGGCTCAAGGCGGTCCAGACCCGCTTCGCCAACGACACCATCCAGGTCTGCCGCGAGGCGTGCGGCGGGGCGGGGTACATGGCCGAGAACGGCCTGACCCTGCTGCGCCAGGACGCCGACGTCTTCGCGACCTTCGAGGGCGACAACACCGTGCTTCTGCAGCTGGTCGCCAAGGGGCTGCTGACGTCCTACAAGGAGCTCTTCGGCGACCTCGACTGGCGCGGCATGGTGCAGTTCGCCGCCCGCAGCTTCGGCGGCACGGTGCTCGAGCGGACCAACGCCCGCCCCCTCGTCGACCGGCTGGTCGCCGCCGCGGCACGCCGGCCGGAGTCGGAGACCCTGCTGGACCGCGGGTGGCAGCTGGCCATGTTCCAGGAGCGGGAGCGGCACGTGCTCGAGACCCTGGCCGGGCGCCTGCGCAAGGCCGGCCGCGGCGGTGCCACCGAGGCCTTCGACACCTTCAACGCCGCCCAGGACCACGTCCTGGCCGCCGCCCGCACCCACATCGACCGGATGGTGCTCGAGGCCTTCGTCGGGATGGTCGACGGCTGCCGGGACGAGGAGGCCCGGGTCGTGCTCGACCGGCTCTGCGACCTCTACGCCCTGACGGTCATCGAGGCGGACTCCGGCTGGTTCCAGCAGCACAACCGGATCAACTCGGCCCGGCTCAAGCACGTCCACCGGGCGATCAACGACCTGTGCCGCCAGCTGCGGCCCGACGCCCTCGCGCTGGTGGAGGGTCTGGGCGTGCCGGAGGCCTGGTTGGGCTCGAGCATGCTGGCGGAGCAGGAGATCGACCGGTGGACGCCTGGGGCGCGCACCGCCTGA
- a CDS encoding sulfite exporter TauE/SafE family protein — protein MDIALEIGIGLLVGLVMGALGGGGGIITVPALVYLLHQPPAVATTTSLVIVGITGVAAVAQHARGGRVRWADGLAFGVLGAGGAVLGARVGAVADPTWTMGLFAALLLITAGVMWRRSGVQSRTDPEEDGGSTWLTWRPFSLDLRRGLVVLAVASGSGVLTGFFGVGGGFAIVPALTLIMGMSMPLAVGTSLLVITINSVTGVAGRLGTDLQLDWSLIAVFTAAAVGGSLVGGRIGRRLDPTWSQRAFAAMLVLVSGYTALSTFVL, from the coding sequence GTGGACATCGCCCTGGAGATCGGCATCGGTCTGCTCGTGGGCCTGGTCATGGGGGCACTCGGCGGTGGCGGCGGCATCATCACCGTGCCGGCCCTCGTCTACCTCCTGCACCAGCCGCCGGCGGTCGCCACGACCACCTCCCTGGTCATCGTGGGGATCACCGGCGTGGCCGCCGTCGCCCAGCACGCCCGGGGCGGCAGGGTGCGGTGGGCCGACGGCCTGGCCTTCGGCGTGCTGGGGGCCGGGGGAGCCGTGCTCGGCGCGCGGGTGGGCGCGGTGGCCGACCCCACCTGGACCATGGGCCTGTTCGCCGCCCTGCTGCTCATCACCGCCGGGGTGATGTGGCGCCGGTCCGGGGTCCAGAGCCGGACGGACCCCGAGGAGGACGGGGGGTCGACCTGGCTCACCTGGCGGCCCTTCTCGCTCGACCTGCGCCGGGGCCTCGTCGTGCTGGCCGTCGCGTCCGGCTCGGGGGTGCTCACCGGGTTCTTCGGCGTCGGCGGCGGCTTCGCCATCGTTCCCGCGCTGACGCTCATCATGGGGATGTCGATGCCCCTGGCCGTGGGCACGTCGCTGCTGGTCATCACCATCAACTCGGTCACCGGCGTGGCCGGCCGGCTCGGGACGGACCTGCAGCTGGACTGGTCGCTCATCGCGGTCTTCACCGCGGCGGCGGTCGGAGGCAGCCTCGTGGGCGGCCGGATCGGCCGTCGCCTCGACCCGACCTGGTCTCAGCGCGCCTTCGCGGCCATGCTGGTCCTCGTCTCCGGCTACACCGCGCTGAGCACCTTCGTCCTCTGA
- a CDS encoding DinB family protein: MENARDTLDLVRALHEQLDWHWQGQARPRLHGLTDEELHWEPTPGAWGVRRRDEPSPSTVTHRVGSGDWLVDVGIPEPQPVPVTTIAWRVAHVGVGVLGARAHSHFGGPEASDESFAYAGSADEALRQLDEAYAAWSAGVRSLTPETLAAAVGPAEGAWAQAPMLTLVLHINRETIHHLAEAALLRDLWANGAR; encoded by the coding sequence ATGGAGAACGCACGCGACACCCTCGATCTCGTCCGCGCCCTGCACGAGCAGCTCGACTGGCACTGGCAGGGGCAGGCCCGGCCGCGGCTGCACGGCCTCACCGACGAGGAGCTGCACTGGGAGCCGACCCCCGGCGCCTGGGGCGTGCGCCGGCGCGACGAGCCGAGCCCGTCGACGGTCACCCACCGGGTGGGGTCCGGCGACTGGCTCGTCGACGTCGGGATCCCGGAACCGCAGCCGGTCCCCGTCACCACCATCGCGTGGCGCGTGGCCCACGTGGGCGTCGGCGTCCTCGGCGCGCGGGCGCACAGCCACTTCGGGGGCCCGGAGGCGAGCGACGAGTCGTTCGCCTACGCCGGCAGCGCCGACGAGGCCCTCCGCCAGCTCGACGAGGCGTATGCCGCGTGGTCGGCCGGGGTGCGCTCGTTGACGCCGGAGACGCTCGCCGCCGCGGTGGGCCCGGCCGAGGGTGCCTGGGCGCAGGCCCCGATGCTCACCCTGGTGCTGCACATCAACCGCGAGACGATCCACCACCTCGCCGAGGCCGCCCTCCTGCGTGACCTGTGGGCCAACGGAGCCCGCTGA
- a CDS encoding helix-turn-helix transcriptional regulator has product MTDPTTRALRLLGLFQTRALWTSEELAARLGVTTRSIRRDVERLRELGYPVRASSGVGGGYQLGAGGSLPPLLLAQDEAVAIAVCLRLAAGGTVAGVSESAVRTLAKLDQVLPAGAREQVAAIHSTTVTVGAARAVVDPEVLMATSRACRDRVHATIDYVDRQGRGSQRRVEPHALVAVTDRWYLLAFDLDRDDWRSFRLDRVRRVTVGTLRNQPREVPDPASYITRSVSQSPYRYVATARVRASGDRVRERVPPLAGDVTDLGDGWCRLVTGGETLDHLAAELVMLGTDVEVLDPPELVEHLEVVKRRLLSPAGPR; this is encoded by the coding sequence ATGACGGACCCGACGACGCGTGCCCTGCGCCTCCTGGGCCTCTTCCAGACCCGGGCCCTGTGGACCTCGGAGGAGCTCGCCGCGCGCCTGGGGGTGACGACCCGCAGCATCCGCCGGGACGTGGAGCGCCTGCGCGAGCTCGGATACCCGGTCCGGGCCAGCAGCGGCGTCGGCGGTGGCTACCAGCTGGGAGCCGGTGGGTCGCTCCCCCCGTTGCTGCTCGCGCAGGACGAGGCGGTCGCGATCGCGGTCTGCCTGCGGCTGGCGGCCGGCGGGACCGTGGCCGGGGTGAGCGAGTCCGCCGTGCGCACCCTCGCCAAGCTGGACCAGGTCCTGCCGGCGGGGGCACGCGAGCAGGTGGCGGCCATCCACAGCACGACGGTCACGGTGGGTGCTGCCCGTGCCGTCGTCGACCCGGAGGTCCTCATGGCCACCTCCCGGGCCTGCCGCGACCGGGTGCACGCCACGATCGACTACGTCGACCGGCAGGGTCGAGGGTCGCAGCGGCGGGTCGAGCCCCACGCCCTGGTGGCGGTGACCGACCGGTGGTACCTCCTGGCCTTCGACCTCGACAGGGACGACTGGCGCAGCTTCCGCCTGGACCGGGTGCGCCGGGTCACCGTCGGCACCCTGCGCAACCAGCCCCGCGAGGTCCCCGACCCAGCGTCGTACATCACCCGCTCGGTCTCCCAGTCGCCCTACCGCTACGTGGCGACCGCTCGCGTCCGCGCCTCGGGCGACCGGGTGCGGGAGCGGGTCCCACCCCTCGCCGGGGACGTCACCGACCTGGGGGACGGATGGTGCCGCCTGGTGACGGGCGGGGAGACCCTGGACCACCTCGCGGCGGAGCTGGTGATGCTGGGCACCGACGTCGAGGTGCTCGACCCGCCGGAGCTGGTCGAGCACCTCGAGGTGGTGAAGCGGCGGCTGCTCAGCCCTGCCGGGCCTCGCTGA
- the rocD gene encoding ornithine--oxo-acid transaminase yields MTELSTNQDFIDLEDKVAAHNYSPLPVVVEHAEGIWVTDVEGHRYLDALSGYSALNFGHRHPGLVQAAKDQLDKATLTSRAFHNDQLGPFCAKLAGLVGKDMILPMNTGAEAVETALKIARKWGYLVKGVEQDRAEIIVMDGNFHGRTTTIISFSDDAEARDHYGPYTSGFVSVPYGDLAAIEDAIHENTVAVLVEPIQGEQGVKIPKEGFLPGLRELCTSRNVLMIADEIQAGLGRVGTTLACQYEGVEADIYTLGKALGGGIVPVSAVAADAQVMGVITPGTHGSTFGGNPLAAAVGLAVCELLEGGEYQANAANLEGQFREALEALVGQGVDEVRVRGLWAGVDISPDLMTGKEACKQLAKKGVLAKDTHGSTIRLAPPLTITAEELKIITDALSEVVSEARQG; encoded by the coding sequence ATGACTGAGCTGTCCACCAACCAGGACTTCATCGACCTCGAGGACAAGGTCGCCGCGCACAACTACAGCCCGCTGCCGGTCGTCGTCGAGCACGCCGAGGGCATCTGGGTGACCGACGTCGAGGGGCATCGCTACCTCGACGCGCTCTCGGGCTACTCAGCCCTCAACTTCGGGCACCGCCACCCGGGTCTGGTCCAGGCCGCCAAGGACCAGCTGGACAAGGCGACGCTGACCAGCCGGGCCTTCCACAACGACCAGCTCGGCCCCTTCTGCGCCAAGCTGGCCGGGCTGGTGGGCAAGGACATGATCCTGCCGATGAACACCGGCGCCGAGGCGGTCGAGACCGCGCTGAAGATCGCGCGCAAGTGGGGCTACCTCGTCAAGGGGGTGGAGCAGGACCGGGCCGAGATCATCGTCATGGACGGCAACTTCCACGGCCGCACCACCACGATCATCTCCTTCTCCGACGACGCGGAGGCTCGCGACCACTACGGCCCGTACACCTCGGGCTTCGTGTCGGTGCCGTACGGCGACCTGGCCGCGATCGAGGACGCGATCCACGAGAACACCGTGGCCGTCCTGGTCGAGCCGATCCAGGGCGAGCAGGGCGTGAAGATCCCGAAGGAGGGCTTCCTGCCCGGGCTGCGGGAGCTGTGCACCAGCAGGAACGTGCTGATGATCGCCGACGAGATCCAGGCCGGTCTGGGTCGGGTCGGCACGACCCTGGCCTGCCAGTACGAAGGTGTCGAGGCCGACATCTACACCCTGGGCAAGGCGCTCGGAGGAGGGATCGTCCCGGTCTCGGCCGTCGCGGCCGACGCCCAGGTCATGGGGGTCATCACCCCCGGCACCCACGGGTCCACCTTCGGCGGTAACCCGCTGGCGGCCGCCGTCGGGCTGGCGGTGTGCGAGCTGCTGGAGGGCGGGGAGTACCAGGCGAACGCCGCGAACCTCGAGGGTCAGTTCCGGGAGGCGCTCGAGGCGCTCGTCGGCCAGGGCGTGGACGAGGTGCGGGTGCGGGGCCTGTGGGCAGGGGTCGACATCTCCCCGGACCTGATGACGGGCAAGGAGGCGTGCAAGCAGCTCGCGAAGAAGGGCGTGCTGGCCAAGGACACGCACGGCTCGACCATCCGCCTGGCCCCGCCGCTGACCATCACCGCCGAGGAGCTGAAGATCATCACCGACGCGCTCAGCGAGGTCGTCAGCGAGGCCCGGCAGGGCTGA
- a CDS encoding YajQ family cyclic di-GMP-binding protein yields MADSSFDIVSKVDRQEVANAVNQAAKEISQRYDFKNIGASVELSGDTIRMTANSEERCKAVLDVLQTKLVKRGVSLKHLDYSNDGEPRASGKEYKLDAALTEGISSENAKKISKIIRDEGPKSVKPQIQGDELRVTSKSRDDLQEVQRLLKTKDLDFAIQFTNYR; encoded by the coding sequence ATGGCCGACTCGTCCTTCGACATCGTCAGCAAGGTCGACCGCCAGGAGGTCGCCAACGCCGTCAACCAGGCCGCCAAGGAGATCAGCCAGCGCTACGACTTCAAGAACATCGGCGCCTCGGTCGAGCTGAGCGGCGACACGATCAGGATGACCGCGAACAGCGAGGAGCGCTGCAAGGCCGTCCTGGACGTGCTCCAGACCAAGCTCGTCAAGCGGGGCGTCTCCCTCAAGCACCTCGACTACAGCAACGACGGTGAGCCCCGCGCCTCGGGCAAGGAGTACAAGCTCGACGCCGCCCTGACCGAGGGCATCTCCAGCGAGAACGCCAAGAAGATCTCCAAGATCATCCGGGACGAGGGGCCCAAGAGCGTCAAGCCCCAGATCCAGGGCGACGAGCTGCGGGTGACCTCCAAGTCCCGCGACGACCTGCAGGAGGTCCAGCGGCTGCTCAAGACCAAGGATCTGGACTTCGCCATCCAGTTCACGAACTACCGCTGA
- a CDS encoding RNA polymerase sigma factor: MTLRLAGSDAGTGTVADPRDASWFDAFFAQHATSIHRYFVRRAAHVDVEDLTAEVFATAWRRREKVPDGFELPWLYKTASYVLANHRRKPTLTLMSDYGSGEQQQPARSVDPADLVMADDEVRRALARLSTRDRSVLMLHAWEGLDGEGMAQALGLTRGGAAAALSRARARLRDAWDEDH; the protein is encoded by the coding sequence ATGACACTTCGTCTCGCCGGCAGCGACGCCGGCACCGGGACCGTGGCGGACCCGCGCGACGCCAGCTGGTTCGACGCGTTCTTCGCGCAGCACGCGACCTCGATCCACCGCTACTTCGTCCGCCGGGCCGCCCACGTGGACGTGGAGGACCTGACGGCCGAGGTCTTCGCCACCGCCTGGCGACGCCGCGAGAAGGTGCCGGACGGGTTCGAGCTGCCGTGGTTGTACAAGACGGCCTCCTACGTCCTGGCCAACCACCGCCGCAAGCCGACCCTGACGCTGATGTCGGACTACGGGAGCGGCGAGCAGCAGCAGCCCGCCCGCAGCGTCGACCCGGCCGACCTGGTCATGGCCGACGACGAGGTCCGCCGGGCGCTGGCCCGGCTCAGCACGCGCGACCGCTCGGTGCTCATGCTCCACGCCTGGGAGGGCCTGGACGGCGAGGGCATGGCCCAGGCGCTCGGTCTCACCCGCGGCGGCGCGGCCGCCGCCCTGTCCCGGGCCCGGGCCCGGCTCCGCGACGCCTGGGACGAGGACCACTGA